In Gossypium arboreum isolate Shixiya-1 chromosome 6, ASM2569848v2, whole genome shotgun sequence, the following are encoded in one genomic region:
- the LOC108480811 gene encoding MYB-like transcription factor ETC1, protein MADSQHSSSGKTYVNSQEFSSEEETSEESKLKFSEDEETLIIRMFNLVGERWALIAGRIPGRTAEEIEEYWNTRYSTSE, encoded by the exons ATGGCTGACTCTCAACATTCCTCTTCTGGTAAAACTTATGTCAACTCTCAAG AATTTAGTTCAGAGGAGGAAACAAGTGAAGAATCAAAGCTTAAATTCTCTGAAGATGAGGAAACACTTATAATTAGGATGTTTAATCTGGTTGGAGAGAG GTGGGCTTTAATTGCTGGAAGAATCCCTGGTAGAACAGCTGAAGAAATTGAAGAGTACTGGAATACCAGGTATTCAACGAGtgaatga